A single region of the Pseudomonas sp. PDM14 genome encodes:
- the dacB gene encoding D-alanyl-D-alanine carboxypeptidase/D-alanyl-D-alanine-endopeptidase, producing the protein MIKSLRCIALATLLLPLAPSVSATVSNTLPAKVQQALKANKLGGNSLSLMAVPLNGPGTSIIYNADVSVNPASTMKLVTTYAALELLGPTHQWRTEFYSDGPLKNGVLNGNLFLKGGGDPKLNMEKLWLLMRDLRANGVERVTGDLVLDRSHFNLPQLPTFNDDGGDKNKPFLVGPDSLLVNLKAVRMITRNEGGKVSVQMDPPLANVRIDNQIKALPAAKCPGWPDVRFNPVSQFDGTTLVVTGKLADGCSGQSYLSLLDHPAYTAGAIRGIWQELGGSIAGKDRQAEVPKSARLLARAYSPDLVEVIRDINKYSNNTMARQLFLSLGETFRDKADPDDAKAAQRVIRSWLARKGITAPHLVIENGSGLSRDERVSVREMSAMLQAAWQGPYAAEFIASMPLVGMDGTMRKRLKRTGMEGQGHIKTGTLNNVRAIAGFSRDAKGTTWAVVAILNDPRPWGASAVLDQVLLDIYRR; encoded by the coding sequence TCAAATCGCTTCGCTGCATCGCGCTCGCCACGCTTCTTCTGCCCCTGGCCCCCTCCGTTTCCGCTACCGTCAGCAACACCCTGCCCGCCAAGGTCCAGCAGGCCCTCAAGGCCAACAAGCTGGGCGGCAACAGCCTGTCGCTGATGGCCGTACCACTCAACGGCCCCGGCACCAGCATCATCTACAACGCCGATGTGTCGGTGAACCCGGCCTCGACCATGAAGCTGGTCACCACCTATGCCGCCCTGGAACTGCTCGGGCCCACACATCAGTGGCGCACAGAGTTCTACAGCGACGGCCCGCTGAAGAATGGCGTGCTCAACGGCAACCTCTTCCTCAAGGGTGGCGGCGATCCGAAACTGAACATGGAGAAACTCTGGCTGCTGATGCGTGACCTGCGCGCCAACGGCGTGGAGCGCGTCACCGGCGACCTGGTTCTGGACCGCAGCCACTTCAACCTGCCGCAACTACCGACCTTCAACGACGACGGCGGCGACAAGAACAAGCCATTTTTGGTCGGCCCCGACTCGCTCCTGGTCAACCTCAAGGCCGTGCGCATGATCACCCGCAACGAAGGCGGCAAGGTCAGTGTGCAGATGGACCCGCCGCTCGCCAACGTGCGCATCGACAACCAGATCAAGGCGCTGCCGGCGGCCAAGTGCCCAGGCTGGCCGGACGTGCGCTTCAACCCGGTGAGCCAGTTCGACGGCACCACCCTGGTGGTCACCGGCAAGCTGGCCGACGGATGCAGCGGGCAGAGCTACCTGTCGCTGCTCGACCACCCGGCCTACACCGCCGGCGCGATCCGCGGCATCTGGCAGGAACTGGGCGGCAGCATCGCCGGCAAGGACCGCCAGGCCGAAGTACCGAAGAGCGCCCGCCTGCTGGCCCGCGCCTACTCGCCAGACCTGGTCGAGGTCATCCGCGACATCAACAAGTACAGCAACAACACCATGGCCCGCCAGCTGTTCCTCAGCCTCGGCGAGACCTTCCGCGACAAGGCCGACCCGGACGATGCCAAGGCCGCACAGCGAGTGATCCGCAGCTGGTTGGCGCGCAAGGGCATCACCGCGCCGCACCTGGTGATCGAGAATGGCTCGGGGTTGTCGCGTGACGAGCGCGTCAGCGTGCGCGAGATGTCAGCCATGCTCCAGGCCGCCTGGCAGGGCCCGTACGCCGCCGAGTTCATCGCCTCGATGCCGCTGGTGGGTATGGACGGCACCATGCGCAAGCGCCTCAAACGCACGGGCATGGAAGGCCAGGGCCACATCAAGACCGGCACCCTGAACAACGTGCGCGCCATCGCCGGCTTCAGCCGTGACGCCAAGGGCACCACCTGGGCGGTGGTGGCGATTCTCAACGATCCGCGCCCGTGGGGCGCTTCCGCCGTGCTGGATCAGGTCCTGCTGGACATCTATCGCCGCTGA
- the rlmKL gene encoding bifunctional 23S rRNA (guanine(2069)-N(7))-methyltransferase RlmK/23S rRNA (guanine(2445)-N(2))-methyltransferase RlmL, protein MSDRYELILTCPKSLEGLLVDEAGSLGLEEVREQTAAVRGFGSLETGYRLCLWSRLANRVLLVLRRFPVQDAESLYQGVLDVDWAEHLEPSGSLAVEFSGNGSGIDNTHFGALKVKDAIVDKLRQADGTRPSIDKISPDLRVHLRLDRGEAVLSLDLSGQSLHQRGYRLQQGAAPLKENLAAAVLLRAGWPRIAAEGGALADPMCGVGTFLVEAAMIAADLAPNLKRERWGFSSWLGHVPAIWSKLHAEAQARADAGLARPPLWIRGYEADPRLIQPARNNIERAGLGDWIKVYQGEVATFEPRPDQNQTGLVVSNPPYGERLGDEASMLYLYQNLGERLRQACLNWEAAVFTGAPELGKRMGLRSHKQYAFWNGALPCRLLLFKILPDQFVTGERRSGTQQQQKAAAAAQASPGERKAAPSAPVVEAARLSEGGQMFANRLQKNLKLLGKWARREGIDCYRLYDADMPEYALAIDLYHDWVHVQEYAPPRSIDPEKAQTRLLDALAAIPVALGVSQDKVVIKRRERQSGTKQYERQAAQGQFMEVNEGGIKLLVNLTDYLDTGLFLDHRPMRLRIQREAAGKRFLNLYCYTATASVHAAKGGARSTTSVDLSKTYLDWARRNLSLNGFSDKNRLEQGDVMGWLEEDRGEYDLIFIDPPTFSNSKRMEGVFDVQRDHVQLLDLAMNRLARDGVLYFSNNFRKFQLDEGLSARYAVEEISASTIDQDFARNPKIHRAWRLTARG, encoded by the coding sequence ATGTCGGACCGTTATGAACTGATCCTTACCTGCCCGAAGAGCCTGGAAGGCCTGCTCGTCGATGAGGCCGGCAGCCTCGGCCTGGAAGAGGTCCGCGAGCAGACCGCCGCTGTGCGCGGCTTTGGCAGCCTGGAAACCGGCTACCGCCTGTGTCTCTGGTCGCGCCTGGCCAACCGCGTGCTACTGGTGCTGCGCCGTTTCCCGGTGCAGGACGCCGAGTCGCTGTACCAGGGCGTGCTCGATGTCGACTGGGCCGAGCACCTGGAGCCGTCCGGCAGTCTGGCGGTGGAGTTCAGCGGCAATGGTTCGGGCATCGACAACACCCACTTCGGCGCCTTGAAGGTCAAGGATGCGATCGTCGACAAACTGCGCCAGGCCGATGGCACGCGCCCGTCGATCGACAAGATCAGCCCGGACCTGCGCGTTCACCTGCGCCTGGACCGGGGCGAGGCGGTACTCTCGCTCGACCTTTCCGGGCAGAGCCTGCACCAGCGCGGCTATCGCCTGCAGCAGGGCGCCGCGCCGCTCAAGGAAAACCTCGCCGCGGCAGTGCTGCTACGTGCCGGTTGGCCGCGCATCGCTGCCGAGGGCGGTGCCCTGGCGGACCCGATGTGCGGTGTCGGTACCTTCCTGGTCGAGGCGGCGATGATCGCTGCGGACCTGGCGCCCAACCTCAAGCGAGAGCGCTGGGGCTTCTCCAGCTGGCTGGGGCATGTGCCGGCGATCTGGAGCAAGCTGCACGCCGAGGCCCAGGCCCGCGCCGACGCCGGCCTGGCGCGCCCGCCGTTGTGGATTCGTGGCTACGAGGCCGACCCGCGGCTGATCCAGCCGGCACGCAACAACATCGAGCGCGCCGGCCTGGGTGATTGGATCAAGGTCTACCAGGGCGAAGTGGCGACCTTCGAGCCGCGCCCGGACCAGAACCAGACCGGCCTGGTGGTCAGCAACCCACCTTATGGCGAGCGCCTGGGCGATGAGGCGAGCATGCTCTATCTCTACCAGAACCTCGGCGAGCGCCTGCGCCAGGCCTGCCTGAACTGGGAAGCGGCGGTGTTCACCGGTGCGCCGGAACTGGGCAAGCGCATGGGCCTGCGCAGCCACAAGCAGTACGCCTTCTGGAACGGCGCTCTGCCGTGCCGTCTGCTGCTGTTCAAGATCCTGCCGGACCAGTTCGTCACCGGTGAGCGCCGCTCCGGCACTCAGCAGCAACAGAAGGCCGCTGCGGCCGCGCAGGCCAGTCCGGGTGAGCGCAAGGCCGCGCCGAGCGCACCGGTGGTCGAGGCCGCGCGGCTGTCCGAAGGCGGGCAGATGTTCGCCAACCGCCTGCAGAAGAACCTCAAGCTGCTGGGCAAATGGGCGCGCCGTGAGGGCATCGATTGCTACCGTCTGTATGACGCCGACATGCCCGAGTACGCCCTGGCCATCGACCTGTACCACGACTGGGTGCATGTGCAGGAATACGCACCGCCACGCTCGATCGACCCGGAAAAGGCGCAGACCCGTCTGCTCGATGCCCTGGCGGCGATTCCCGTGGCCCTTGGCGTGTCCCAGGACAAGGTGGTGATCAAGCGTCGCGAGCGCCAGAGTGGCACCAAGCAGTACGAGCGCCAGGCGGCCCAGGGCCAGTTCATGGAAGTCAACGAAGGCGGCATCAAGCTGCTGGTCAACCTCACCGATTACCTGGATACCGGCCTGTTCCTCGACCACCGGCCGATGCGCCTGCGTATCCAGCGCGAGGCGGCCGGCAAGCGCTTCCTCAACCTCTACTGCTACACCGCCACGGCCAGTGTGCATGCGGCCAAGGGCGGCGCGCGCAGCACCACCAGCGTCGACCTGTCGAAAACCTACCTGGACTGGGCGCGGCGCAACCTGTCGCTCAACGGCTTCTCCGACAAGAACCGTCTGGAGCAGGGCGACGTGATGGGCTGGTTGGAAGAGGACCGTGGCGAGTACGACCTGATCTTCATCGACCCGCCGACTTTCTCCAACTCCAAGCGCATGGAGGGCGTGTTCGATGTGCAGCGTGACCACGTGCAACTGCTGGACCTGGCGATGAATCGCCTGGCCCGCGACGGCGTGCTGTATTTCTCCAACAACTTCCGCAAGTTCCAGCTCGATGAGGGCTTGAGTGCGCGTTATGCGGTAGAGGAAATCAGCGCCAGCACCATCGACCAGGACTTCGCGCGCAATCCGAAGATCCATCGCGCCTGGCGTCTGACCGCGCGCGGTTGA
- the rmf gene encoding ribosome modulation factor, translated as MRRLKRDPLERAFLRGYQHGVHGKSRDMCPFTIASTRQAWINGWREGRGDNWDGLTGTAGIHRLNELHAVG; from the coding sequence ATGAGAAGACTTAAGCGTGATCCTTTGGAAAGAGCTTTTTTGCGCGGCTATCAGCACGGCGTTCACGGCAAATCTCGCGACATGTGTCCATTCACCATTGCATCCACACGCCAGGCCTGGATCAACGGTTGGCGCGAGGGGCGTGGTGACAACTGGGACGGCCTGACCGGCACCGCCGGTATTCATCGACTCAACGAACTGCACGCCGTCGGCTGA
- a CDS encoding quinone-dependent dihydroorotate dehydrogenase, with translation MYDVARALLFKLSPETSHELSIDLIGAGGRLGLNGLLGKTPAKLPVQVMGLDFPNPVGLAAGLDKNGDAIDGFAQLGFGFVEIGTVTPRPQPGNPKPRLFRLPEATAIINRMGFNNHGVEHLLSRVQAAKYRGILGINIGKNFDTPVERAVDDYLICLDKVYAHASYVTVNVSSPNTPGLRSLQFGDSLKQLLEALRQRQEDLAAQHGKRVPLAIKIAPDMTDEETVQVAAALVETGMDAVIATNTTLSREGVEGLRFADEAGGLSGAPVREKSTHTVKVLAGELKGRLPIIAAGGITEGQHAAEKIAAGASLVQIYSGFIYRGPALIHEAVDAIAAARG, from the coding sequence ATGTATGACGTGGCCCGCGCCCTGCTGTTCAAACTGTCCCCGGAAACCTCCCACGAGCTGTCCATCGACCTGATCGGTGCCGGCGGCCGCCTGGGCCTCAACGGCCTGCTCGGCAAGACTCCGGCCAAGCTGCCGGTGCAGGTGATGGGCCTGGATTTCCCCAACCCGGTGGGCCTGGCCGCTGGCCTGGACAAGAATGGCGATGCGATCGACGGCTTCGCCCAGCTCGGCTTCGGTTTCGTCGAGATTGGCACCGTGACACCACGCCCGCAACCGGGCAACCCCAAGCCGCGCCTGTTCCGCCTGCCGGAAGCCACCGCGATCATCAATCGCATGGGCTTCAACAACCACGGCGTCGAGCACCTGCTGAGCCGGGTCCAGGCGGCCAAATACCGCGGGATCCTCGGTATCAACATCGGCAAGAACTTCGATACCCCGGTCGAGCGCGCGGTGGACGACTACCTGATCTGCCTGGACAAGGTCTACGCCCACGCCAGCTATGTCACGGTCAACGTCAGCTCGCCGAACACCCCCGGCTTGCGCAGCCTGCAGTTCGGCGATTCGCTCAAGCAACTGCTCGAAGCCCTGCGCCAGCGCCAGGAAGACCTGGCCGCGCAGCACGGCAAGCGCGTACCGCTGGCGATCAAGATCGCCCCGGACATGACCGATGAGGAAACCGTGCAGGTCGCGGCAGCGCTGGTCGAAACCGGCATGGACGCGGTGATCGCCACCAACACCACGCTGAGCCGCGAAGGCGTCGAGGGCCTGCGCTTCGCCGATGAGGCCGGTGGCCTGTCCGGTGCGCCAGTGCGCGAGAAGAGCACGCACACGGTCAAGGTGCTGGCGGGTGAGCTCAAGGGCCGTCTGCCGATCATTGCCGCTGGCGGCATTACTGAAGGCCAGCATGCGGCCGAGAAGATCGCTGCCGGTGCGAGCCTGGTGCAGATCTATTCCGGGTTTATCTACCGCGGGCCGGCGCTGATCCACGAGGCGGTGGATGCCATCGCCGCTGCACGGGGCTAA
- a CDS encoding DUF2835 domain-containing protein, giving the protein MPSLVLDIALPAERFLAVYQGRANRVMLWSRDGRKVSLPAHHLKPFLQHEGIHGTFELEFSAAGELLELRRLR; this is encoded by the coding sequence ATGCCCAGCCTCGTGCTGGATATCGCTTTGCCTGCAGAGCGGTTTCTTGCGGTTTATCAGGGCCGTGCCAATCGGGTGATGCTGTGGAGTCGCGACGGACGCAAGGTCAGTTTGCCGGCCCACCACCTCAAGCCGTTCCTGCAGCATGAGGGGATTCACGGCACCTTCGAGCTGGAGTTCAGTGCAGCGGGCGAGCTGCTCGAACTGCGCCGTTTGCGCTAG
- a CDS encoding DUF6685 family protein, with the protein MSLSDTTTNLASRLTALAQRLGLSGRVPRMVFERSRNLRLPFQALPLPADNIWWQDGPPLHRLVDLPRDALSGPVQEDKAAARAVLMRVVEQEQQLFADFDLLRIDGLCGTPSASGEGFRSFEEFAATQTCRNVRIISYKDFLKTINQALPRFLGAEPIELRQASWYGPRLFWASEQQGEAFACAIAYARLRGLEVSLPAELTRYRISRNGLAELKQQYHMLAMPVQAWADPAFMALLLDNGLPYARLSLLRSPGAPEVLLLPKGSAEANALGEGLRQAGAPDVVAYLEQLENRTFA; encoded by the coding sequence ATGAGTCTGTCCGACACCACAACCAACCTGGCATCCCGTCTGACGGCTCTGGCACAACGCCTGGGGCTGAGCGGACGTGTGCCACGCATGGTGTTCGAACGCTCGCGCAACCTGCGCCTGCCCTTCCAGGCGTTGCCACTGCCGGCGGACAACATTTGGTGGCAGGACGGCCCGCCCCTACACCGCCTCGTCGACCTGCCGCGTGACGCGCTGTCCGGCCCGGTGCAGGAAGACAAGGCCGCTGCCCGCGCGGTACTGATGCGCGTGGTCGAGCAGGAGCAGCAGCTGTTCGCCGACTTCGACCTGCTGCGGATCGACGGCCTGTGCGGCACGCCCAGTGCCAGTGGCGAAGGGTTCCGCAGCTTCGAGGAATTCGCCGCCACGCAAACCTGCCGCAACGTGCGCATCATCAGCTACAAGGACTTCCTCAAGACCATCAACCAGGCTCTGCCGCGCTTTCTCGGTGCCGAACCGATCGAATTGCGCCAGGCCAGCTGGTATGGCCCCCGCCTGTTCTGGGCCTCCGAGCAGCAAGGCGAAGCCTTCGCCTGCGCCATCGCCTATGCACGCCTGCGCGGCCTGGAAGTCAGCCTGCCGGCAGAGCTGACGCGCTATCGCATCAGCCGCAACGGCCTGGCCGAACTCAAGCAGCAGTACCACATGCTGGCGATGCCGGTGCAGGCCTGGGCCGATCCGGCGTTCATGGCGCTGCTGCTGGACAACGGCCTGCCCTACGCGCGCCTGTCGCTGCTGCGCAGCCCCGGAGCGCCCGAGGTGCTTCTGCTGCCCAAGGGCTCGGCCGAAGCCAACGCCCTGGGCGAAGGCCTGCGCCAGGCTGGCGCGCCGGATGTGGTGGCGTATCTGGAACAACTGGAAAACCGCACGTTCGCCTGA
- a CDS encoding ribonuclease E inhibitor RraB gives MSTAFHDDVSNTVLRRMKEGGFDFARVHPIEFYAIFPDEDRARKAASEFRGESTNAQVSVREDGAWHLQVSKVMYATHSGIGDFEQDLESLVTPLGGVLDGWGVTQEVRMAGA, from the coding sequence ATGAGCACAGCCTTCCACGATGATGTCAGCAACACCGTTTTGCGCCGCATGAAGGAGGGCGGATTCGATTTCGCCCGCGTCCATCCCATCGAGTTCTACGCCATCTTCCCGGACGAGGACCGGGCCAGAAAGGCTGCCAGTGAGTTTCGCGGTGAATCCACCAATGCGCAGGTCAGCGTGCGTGAGGACGGCGCCTGGCACCTGCAAGTGAGCAAGGTGATGTACGCCACCCATTCGGGGATCGGTGATTTCGAGCAGGATCTGGAGTCGCTGGTCACGCCCCTGGGCGGTGTGCTGGATGGTTGGGGGGTGACTCAGGAAGTCCGCATGGCCGGAGCCTGA
- a CDS encoding SDR family oxidoreductase, giving the protein MNTILITGAASGIGAATARLFHSRGWRVGLLDVNQAALAALADELGGAWHVAVDVTDAAAAQVALASFAAQHQGRLRLLFNCAGILRFGLFEQISLEEHARILQINVLGLLQVTHAAFPYLKVTPGAQVINMGSASGLYGTPHMVSYSASKFAVRGLTEALELEWRRHDIRVSDLMPPFVRTPMVDSQTFEPPALRRLGVHLKAEHIAEAAWQQAHEPAVHRPIHWQFKLMYWSAQVSPSWLNRWVMGWLSRD; this is encoded by the coding sequence ATGAACACCATCCTGATCACCGGCGCTGCTTCGGGTATCGGCGCCGCCACGGCGCGTCTGTTCCATTCTCGCGGTTGGCGGGTCGGCCTGCTCGACGTCAACCAGGCCGCCCTGGCGGCCCTGGCCGACGAGCTGGGTGGCGCCTGGCATGTGGCCGTGGATGTCACCGATGCGGCGGCTGCACAGGTCGCGCTGGCCAGTTTCGCTGCGCAGCACCAGGGCCGCTTGCGCCTGCTGTTCAACTGCGCGGGAATCCTGCGTTTCGGTCTCTTCGAGCAAATCAGCCTCGAAGAGCATGCGCGCATCCTGCAGATCAACGTGCTCGGCCTGCTGCAGGTGACTCACGCGGCGTTTCCCTACCTCAAGGTCACGCCGGGCGCCCAGGTGATCAACATGGGTTCCGCCTCGGGTCTGTATGGCACGCCGCACATGGTCAGTTACTCGGCGTCCAAGTTTGCCGTGCGTGGCCTGACCGAGGCGCTGGAGCTGGAATGGCGCCGCCACGACATCCGTGTCAGCGACCTGATGCCGCCGTTCGTGCGTACGCCGATGGTCGACAGCCAGACCTTCGAGCCGCCCGCACTGCGTCGTCTCGGCGTGCACCTGAAGGCCGAGCACATCGCCGAAGCCGCCTGGCAGCAGGCTCACGAACCGGCGGTGCATCGACCGATCCACTGGCAGTTCAAGCTGATGTACTGGTCGGCGCAGGTGTCGCCGTCCTGGCTCAATCGCTGGGTGATGGGCTGGCTCAGCCGCGACTAG
- a CDS encoding alpha/beta hydrolase — MTTSVELPGGLLQRALAAALRGTTWLLFRAGFHPGVSPRVQRHLLRLGTRLCWVSRGVRIEAGSLGGLSGEWLRPPRDSGNVLLYLHGGAFIVGSPQSHRSITSYFARHGALTVFALDYRLAPEHAFPAASDDAFAAYQALLEQGHAASRIVIAGDSVGGNLVLGTALRARDAGLPLPGALVCFSPVTDCTGANLLRPPAGDPLIQPRWLQQGAEAYCPQADQRRRALVSPLYAELTGLPPLLIQVGEDEWLLPQSQLLAEQARAAGVDCELELYPRQWHVFQINCGALAIANLALQRALTFIRTRGLA, encoded by the coding sequence ATGACCACGTCCGTTGAGTTGCCTGGCGGCCTGTTGCAGCGCGCGCTGGCAGCGGCGCTGCGCGGCACGACCTGGCTGCTGTTTCGCGCCGGTTTCCATCCGGGCGTGAGCCCGCGGGTGCAGCGCCACCTGCTGCGCCTGGGCACGCGGCTGTGCTGGGTCAGCCGTGGCGTACGCATCGAAGCCGGTTCGCTGGGCGGTTTGTCCGGTGAATGGCTGCGCCCGCCGCGCGACAGCGGCAACGTGCTGCTCTACCTGCACGGCGGCGCATTCATCGTCGGCAGCCCGCAGAGCCACCGCAGCATCACCAGCTACTTCGCCCGCCACGGCGCGCTGACGGTGTTCGCCCTGGACTACCGCCTGGCGCCGGAGCACGCTTTTCCGGCGGCCAGCGACGATGCCTTCGCCGCCTACCAGGCCTTGCTGGAGCAGGGCCATGCGGCGTCGCGCATCGTCATCGCCGGCGATTCGGTCGGCGGCAACCTGGTGCTGGGTACGGCGTTGCGCGCGCGTGATGCCGGCTTGCCGCTGCCGGGCGCGCTGGTGTGTTTTTCCCCGGTGACCGATTGCACCGGCGCCAACCTGCTGCGCCCGCCGGCGGGTGATCCATTGATTCAGCCGCGCTGGCTGCAGCAGGGCGCCGAGGCCTATTGCCCGCAGGCCGACCAGCGTCGCCGGGCCCTGGTTTCTCCGCTGTATGCCGAGCTGACAGGCCTGCCGCCACTGTTGATCCAGGTCGGCGAGGACGAATGGCTGTTGCCGCAGAGCCAGTTGCTCGCCGAGCAGGCGAGGGCGGCGGGCGTTGACTGCGAGCTGGAGCTGTACCCGCGGCAGTGGCACGTGTTCCAGATCAATTGCGGGGCGTTGGCCATCGCCAACCTGGCGTTGCAGCGCGCCCTGACTTTTATTCGCACGCGAGGGCTGGCATGA
- a CDS encoding flavin-containing monooxygenase, giving the protein MHNNTPEHAPLRVLIIGAGFAGLGLAMRLRQQGMDDFLILEKAAESGGTWRDNSYPGAACDVPSHLYSFSFEPKLDWSRRFAPQAEIFAYVQQCVERHDLQRHIRHDSEVAEAAFDETQGLWQVTCVDGSRFSARALISACGQLNRPAIPRLKGIERFAGESFHSARWRHDVDLRGKRVAVIGTGASAIQFVPQIVPQVQRLTLFQRSAAYVLPKPDRPYRPFELRLMQRWPWTQKLDRLVQYVHHELRGVGFFILPGMMKLYRWHFFRHLAKEVPEPKLRAKLTPDYPLGCKRILISNDYYPALRQAHVEVVDEAIAEVSERGVVTADGREHPVDVLIYGTGFAASDFLAPMRIRGLGGVALEVVWRDGAEAYKGISVSGFPNLFLLYGPNTNLGHNSIIYMLESQFAYVLACLQRLDEGVRYLDLRPPAQQAWNHKLQHALQHSVWQQGCNSWYQNAAGKHTNNWSGFTLSYRWLTRQPQWSDYDHVR; this is encoded by the coding sequence ATGCATAACAACACTCCGGAGCATGCGCCCCTGCGCGTGCTGATCATTGGCGCCGGTTTTGCCGGTCTGGGCCTGGCCATGCGCCTGCGCCAACAGGGCATGGATGATTTCCTGATCCTGGAAAAGGCCGCCGAATCCGGCGGCACCTGGCGCGACAACAGCTATCCGGGCGCCGCTTGCGATGTGCCGTCGCACCTCTATTCGTTTTCCTTCGAACCCAAGCTCGACTGGAGTCGGCGCTTTGCCCCGCAGGCGGAAATCTTCGCCTACGTGCAGCAGTGCGTGGAGCGTCACGACCTGCAGCGGCACATTCGCCACGACAGCGAAGTGGCCGAGGCGGCGTTCGACGAAACGCAGGGGCTGTGGCAGGTCACCTGCGTGGACGGCAGTCGCTTCAGCGCGCGGGCGTTGATCAGCGCCTGCGGCCAGCTCAATCGCCCGGCCATTCCACGGCTCAAGGGCATCGAGCGTTTCGCCGGCGAAAGTTTCCATTCGGCGCGCTGGCGGCACGATGTCGACCTGCGTGGCAAGCGCGTGGCGGTGATCGGCACCGGTGCCAGCGCCATCCAGTTCGTGCCGCAGATCGTCCCGCAGGTGCAGCGCCTGACGCTCTTCCAGCGCTCGGCGGCCTATGTGCTGCCCAAGCCCGATCGGCCCTATCGACCGTTCGAGCTGAGGCTGATGCAGCGCTGGCCATGGACGCAGAAGCTCGACCGCCTGGTCCAGTACGTTCATCACGAACTGCGTGGCGTGGGGTTCTTCATCCTGCCGGGGATGATGAAGCTGTACCGCTGGCACTTCTTCCGCCACCTGGCCAAGGAGGTGCCGGAACCCAAACTACGCGCCAAGCTGACGCCGGACTACCCGCTGGGCTGCAAGCGCATCCTGATCAGCAACGACTACTACCCGGCCCTGCGTCAGGCCCATGTGGAGGTGGTCGACGAGGCCATCGCCGAAGTCAGCGAGCGCGGCGTGGTCACCGCCGACGGCCGCGAGCACCCGGTCGACGTGCTGATCTACGGCACCGGCTTTGCCGCCAGCGACTTCCTCGCGCCGATGCGCATCCGCGGGCTCGGCGGGGTGGCGCTGGAGGTGGTATGGCGTGACGGCGCCGAGGCCTACAAGGGCATCAGCGTCAGCGGTTTCCCCAACCTGTTCCTGCTCTACGGGCCGAACACCAACCTGGGCCACAACTCGATCATCTACATGCTGGAGAGCCAGTTCGCCTACGTGCTGGCCTGCCTGCAGCGACTGGACGAAGGCGTGCGCTACCTCGACCTGCGTCCGCCGGCGCAGCAGGCGTGGAACCACAAGTTGCAGCACGCCCTGCAGCATTCGGTGTGGCAGCAGGGGTGCAACAGCTGGTACCAGAACGCGGCGGGTAAACACACCAACAACTGGTCGGGGTTCACCCTGAGCTATCGCTGGCTGACGCGTCAGCCGCAATGGAGCGACTATGACCACGTCCGTTGA
- a CDS encoding AraC family transcriptional regulator: MATSPARSRRSAVSVQLLVQFGLDHGLSLDTCLAGTGLSWNLLADPAAEVDAEQELALIGNLVAALGERPGLGLQLGRRYLLNTYGIWGFALLSSSTYRDAATLGLRYIDLTFAFHGMRLEEHGDEAHLLLDDSQVPPALRNFILERDLSGMLCVQRELINAPLPIKRVDLRISRPADTAPFLAELGVMPQFGQAHNRFVFERQLLDRPLPGANPGTAALCEQHCQRLLDKRRQRDGLAGQIRGLLLSRPGRLPDMEQLANSLHMSSRTLRRRLQQDNVNFRTLLEEVRQTLAEELLGIAGLSLEEVAERLGYGEVSNFIHAFKRWKGVTPSQFRKGRQSA, from the coding sequence ATGGCCACTTCCCCCGCCCGTTCCCGCCGCAGCGCCGTCAGCGTGCAGCTTCTGGTTCAGTTCGGCCTCGACCATGGCCTGTCGCTCGATACCTGCCTGGCCGGCACCGGCCTGAGCTGGAACCTGCTCGCCGACCCGGCTGCCGAGGTCGATGCCGAACAGGAGCTGGCACTGATCGGCAACCTGGTCGCCGCTCTCGGCGAACGCCCCGGCCTGGGCCTGCAGCTGGGCCGCCGCTACCTGCTCAACACCTACGGCATCTGGGGCTTTGCCCTGCTCAGCAGCTCGACCTACCGCGACGCGGCGACACTCGGCCTGCGCTACATCGACCTGACCTTCGCCTTCCACGGCATGCGCCTGGAGGAACATGGCGATGAAGCCCACCTGCTACTCGACGACAGCCAGGTGCCGCCGGCGCTGCGCAACTTCATCCTCGAACGCGACTTGTCCGGCATGCTCTGCGTGCAACGCGAGCTGATCAACGCACCGCTGCCGATCAAGCGCGTCGACCTGCGTATTTCGCGCCCCGCCGATACCGCCCCGTTTCTCGCCGAGCTGGGGGTGATGCCGCAGTTCGGCCAGGCACACAACCGCTTCGTCTTCGAACGCCAGCTGCTCGACCGCCCGCTGCCCGGCGCCAACCCGGGAACCGCCGCGCTCTGCGAGCAACACTGCCAGCGACTGCTGGACAAGCGCCGCCAGCGCGACGGCCTGGCCGGGCAGATCCGCGGCCTGCTGCTCAGCCGTCCCGGACGCCTGCCGGACATGGAGCAACTGGCCAACAGCTTGCACATGAGTTCACGCACCCTGCGCCGCCGCCTGCAGCAGGACAACGTCAACTTTCGCACGCTGCTCGAAGAGGTACGCCAGACCCTCGCCGAGGAACTGCTGGGGATTGCCGGCCTGAGCCTTGAGGAAGTCGCCGAGCGCCTGGGCTATGGCGAAGTGTCGAACTTCATCCACGCTTTCAAGCGCTGGAAAGGCGTGACCCCGAGCCAGTTTCGCAAGGGTCGGCAATCGGCCTAG